The Amaranthus tricolor cultivar Red isolate AtriRed21 chromosome 6, ASM2621246v1, whole genome shotgun sequence genome has a segment encoding these proteins:
- the LOC130814800 gene encoding mitochondrial-processing peptidase subunit alpha-like, translated as MYRAASSRLHAINKAREGSRYLARFSSSSAVAAKINSSGGLLSWILGGKSSSLPPLDFPLEGVTVPPPLPDFVEPAKTKLTTLSNGVKIASEASPNPAACIGLYIDSGSIYETPFSSGATHLLERMAFKTTTNRSHLRIVREVESIGGNVTASASREQMGYTFDALKNYVPEMVELLVDCVKNPAFLDWEVNETLQKMKIEVSEAASNNPQALLVEAMHSVGYSGALANPLMAQESVMFRLDSSVLEQFVAENYTAPRMVLAAYGVEHEDLLSVAEPLLSDLPRVPGPEEPKSIYIGGDYRCQAGSGVTHFALGFELPGGWKKDKDAMIVTVLQMLMGGGGSFSAGGPGKGMYSRLYLNVLNEYPQIQSFSAFSTIYNNSGIFGIQGTTGSHLVSKAIEIAARELIAVATPGKVTQVQLDRAKAATKSAILMNLESRMVASEDIGRQILTYGERKPVEYFLKSIDEITVKDIASVSQKLLSSPLTMASHGDVLYVPSYDAVSGVFRST; from the exons aTGTACAGAGCTGCATCTTCTCGTCTTCACGCCATTAACAAG GCTCGTGAAGGTAGCAGGTATCTTGCAAGATTTTCCAGTTCAAGTGCTGTAGCTGCTAAAATAAACTCTTCGGGGGGGTTGTTGAGCTGGATTTTAGGTGGAAAGTCTAGTAGTCTTCCGCCGCTTGATTTCCCACTTGAGGGAGTAACAGTGCCCCCACCGTTGCCTGATTTTGTCGAACCCGCAAAAACCAAGCTAACTACTCTTTCTAATGGAGTCAAAATTGCCTCTGAAGCATCACCT AACCCTGCAGCCTGCATTGGTCTATATATCGACTCTGGATCAATTTATGAGACACCCTTCTCAAGTGGTGCAACACACCTCTTAGAGCGCATGGCATTTAAAACCACCACAAACCGTAGCCACCTCCGCATTGTGCGTGAAGTAGAGTCCATTGGAGGCAATGTGACTGCGTCAGCTTCTCGGGAGCAGATGGGTTACACTTTTGATGCTTTGAAGAATTATGTCCCTGAAATGGTTGAACTTCTTGTAGATTGTGTGAAGAACCCTGCATTTTTGGATTGGGAGGTTAATGAGACG CTTCAGAAGATGAAGATTGAGGTCAGTGAAGCTGCGTCCAACAATCCTCAAGCATTACTTGTGGAGGCGATGCATTCAGTTGGTTATTCAGGTGCCCTTGCAAATCCACTAATGGCCCAAGAATCAGTTATGTTCAGATTGGACAGTTCTGTTTTAGAACAATTTGTTGCC GAGAATTATACTGCTCCTCGTATGGTGCTTGCTGCTTATGGAGTTGAGCATGAAGATCTATTATCAGTTGCAGAGCCTCTTCTGTCAGACTTGCCTCGTGTACCTGGTCCGGAAGAGCCCAAATCAATTTATATCGGAGGAGATTATCGTTGCCAAGCAGGATCAGGG GTAACACACTTTGCACTTGGTTTCGAACTTCCTGGAGGCTGGAAAAAAGACAAGGATGCAATGATTGTGACTGTTCTTCAG ATGCTTATGGGAGGTGGTGGATCCTTTTCGGCTGGTGGACCCGGAAAGGGGATGTATTCACGATTAT ACTTAAATGTCTTAAATGAGTATCCACAAATTCAATCATTCTCTGCCTTCAGCACTATCTACAATAACTCTGGAATCTTTGGAATTCAAGGGACCACT GGCTCTCACTTAGTATCAAAGGCAATTGAGATTGCTGCTCGAGAACTCATTGCAGTTGCAACACCTGGAAAAG TTACACAGGTGCAGCTGGATCGTGCTAAAGCGGCAACAAAGTCGGCTATCCTAATGAATTTGGAATCTCGA ATGGTTGCGTCTGAAGACATTGGCAGACAGATTTTGACGTATGGAGAGAG AAAACCAGTTGAGTATTTCTTGAAATCTATCGATGAAATCACTGTGAAGGACATTGCTTCCGTCTCTCAAAAGCTCTTGTCTTCTCCTCTTACCATGGCTTCGCACGGCGATG TTCTTTACGTTCCTAGCTATGATGCTGTAAGTGGTGTTTTCCGTTCAACGTAG
- the LOC130815652 gene encoding uncharacterized protein LOC130815652, with translation MAFAEVHLSDRLQGDTCPCFDSRHTQETKKALEEEMDVSLSLEEDAEGDPEEEAEEFHEDNAEGGYNADMEVEAVDREDIMSESDSDNMMWGGEPPEQGDIMKIVELSDSEEQLDMSDSLSVKASTDSESTSGDDFGDADFDPDLYEQDRDRMDASPFTK, from the exons ATGGCGTTTGCTGAAGTCCATTTGAGTGATAGGCTTCAAGGTGATACCTGTCCATGCTTTGATTCCCGCCACACACAAGAGACTAAAAAGGCATTAGAAGAAGAGATGGATGTGAGTCTCA GTCTAGAGGAAGATGCAGAGGGGGATCCCGAGGAGGAGGCTGAGGAGTTCCACGAGGATAACGCTGAGGGGGGGTATAATGCTGATATGGAGGTGGAGGCAGTTGATAGagaagatattatgagtgagagtgaTAGTGATAATATGATGTGGGGAGGAGAGCCACCGGAACAAGGAGACATTATGA AGATAGTGGAGCTTTCAGATTCTGAGGAACAACTTGATATGAGTGACTCCCTATCTGTAAAGGCATCCACTGACTCAGAGAGCACATCCGGTGACGACTTTggggatgctgattttgatCCTGATCTTTATGAACAGGACCGAGACCGTATGGATGCGTCACCTTTTACTAAATGA